The DNA sequence GTTTCTCCTGTTCTTTAATTAGCTTCATGCATTCTATTGATCAACTgagaagagaaaaaaacctTTGCTCAGTAACAGTTGGGGCTTCAAGTTCAGTGATTATACTGTTGAATTTCAGATtggttaaaatttgaaatacttCCACCATCTGATGCTACCTTTCAACTGCTATGCTCTGCGCATTTGCCTCCAGTgggttattattattttttttttttacaagtgaaCTGACCAAAGTTTGACCTAGATGTTTGGCTGGACTTTTCAGGATGTTAAGGTTAACTCAGTTATGTCTACCCTGTAGGTATTCCTAGATAGTGTAGTTCCTGAGTACTGGTCATGCAAGCAGTCTACAGAAAATTGCTTGTGTGTGGGAGGTAGACTGTGCGATTTACTTTGTGGTGGGAAATATTTGAATGCTTCTTTTATGCTGTATAgctaatttttcttgttctgtagttttcaaagtttcttttgtCTATCATTTAGACCTGGGTggaaaaattttgcaaatgCTTACTGATCACCTACTAGTCACATTTTTGGCGGGTCCCTGAAAGGACCCACTTTTTTCAGGGTATGACCCTGAAAGGGTCATATTATCTGTCGGCACTGTTTCCTTTTACTTCGATTAACTATAGTACAACATTTTCTAATTTCGGAAACATGTCAAATAGCTAAATAAgttaacattcttttttttgtttacctcAATAGAAATTATCAGTCAACCAAGGggataaagaagaagaagaaaagaaatttcttaGGTCTGAGCCTTGTAAAGGCAGAACTAAGTAAAAAGAAAGTTCTGAGAGGGTCCTTTAAGCAATTTCAAGGAAAAGATGTTCTAAAGTGTCCtaaatttataattcttttcttataaaagtGACACACATTTATACCCAAACACTGTCTTAGTGGAAAATGAGCTTTTCCAAAGCTTATTTGCTCTTACTAGCTATCATACCTATGCTGCTTAATGGAACTTGTTGaaataataatagtttttatttgcaggctaaaatttaacaaaattggTTCTAATTTTGTCCATAATTTGTTGTAATGTcaggttcttttcatttattggaatgaattgaaaaataaccaaTATTAGTGCTTTTATTTCTTCAAGTGTAAACCAGTAtgcatgcaaaatgaaacaaagcaaaattctacaaaataaagttttgatGTCTTGAATTTTCTAatgttttcaaaagaatttCTTAAATGTCCGTGGATCAATCTATTGGGAAGGTCCCCTGCCCATATACTCAGGACAATTCTCAAGATGACGCGGTAGGGCTACTTTAAAATTATGCATATATCAAATTTACAAATGATGAAAGTAAATGAAATACTAagattgaaataaatcaaattaatgTCGCAATAATTCCATTTCTGAACCAaacttgtggttatttttcattttgttataCATTAAACAAATTTGGTagataaaaaacatatatttgaatACACTAGTAGATGGACTTGCCACCGGTATAGAACCTCACTAAGTGCTGTATTGCTTATTAATGTAGAAAATTACTGAGGTGTACTTGTGACTGTTTCATACCATATTGTTCTTCAGTTCTCTAAGAAGGAGATTGCACATTTGGCtttcaagaaaataaagttaaaatctACTCATATTTCTCTGGTCTCACGCTCTGACGAAAATTGAAGAGTATCAGAAAATTCAAATTGGATTCTTGTATGTTCTTGCTGGTTGTCAATCACATACTTTTTGATAGAACTTGTTGAAATGGTGAAATTTTTTATGTGAGGGACGAAATTCAATCCAAAATAATGCTgatttcgttaaataatttgtcgTAATGTCAGGTATTCACCATATAATCCTcatatggaaaaatatttaatgttaagatttctttttctttagatgtAAATAACTGTTTATgctaaatgaacaaataaaattcttgaaaatgagTTTTGACGACTTATAAAAGTGACTTGTCACTCAAGCAATCTCTTTTTAAAACTGTTGTAGCTTTGGTAGTTAATCTGATAGTAATAAGGTTTATCTAATACCGTTATAATTAATGTAACAGTGTTAATCTAGTAGcgctatataataattaatcCAGTAGTTAATCTAATAACGATGCAGGAGTGGTGTCTTGAGATTCGGCATTTAAGGAGATATGGTACTAAAAATTCGTGGTATGAGCTTCAGCATCGGCTGGAGACAAAGGGCCTATTCTTGAATTGCCACAATGGACCATCTTTCATCGAGAGGAGTTGACAATTTGTGATTTTACTATGATATTTGATTCTAAACATGGTGAAATTTTCTGTCCCTTTTATTAGCGATCTTGTCAGTCAAAACGGTTGACACCACAGGGTACCAGGGACTTAGATCCAGCATTttattgggtgggggggggcaagaggggtctaTATCCGGATAGTAAAGGGATATGGGCCATATAATGATTATTTCTCCGAATTAATCGGATATTaattcgaatcccagtgtacccaattcttcagtttgggacgggggtcagtggcgtgactgtaAGCTTagtcagagtcgacccagctctaaatgggtacctggagaaatctggggaaggtaaacaggaagggtgtgcgaaagcacaggatggctggcccccaaccccccattgcacttcctggctgaagggccaagaaacggagatcagcaccgccggtacggactgtaaagtctaatgccttatcctttaccttacctttttaTTTCTCCGAATTATTGGGGAGACAACAGCCCCCTTGCCCCCCACCCCAAAGGAAGCCCCTGCAGGAACTCCTCAAGCATTCGAATCGCTCAAATGATAATTCCTTTGTgccaatttttaactttttcctagTAGGTATGCTAGAAGACTTTTAGAGACTGCTCTTGCCTGAACTTGAAAAAcgaatttttgttcctttaaataaaaaaaaagacgctTTTTGAATATGCGACTTTAATCAGAACTGAATATCTATCTCCTACACAAAACGCTAGAAGTTAAATGGtttatccaaaatttttttgtaaagtcgGTTgttgcttttagttttttgtcatttatttggACCTTTTATCCAAGCTCTAACAGTTATGGCAAGACCAcccaaaaaagtttaaataatttGGCCGCACAAACTGAAATGTCTATTATGGACAAGATAGGCAATCTTTTAAGGTCATGTATCATCCTATAGCTTGAAAGTAGAGACAATATTTTGAATGCAGGGTTTTATCTTGTTTTGGCAAAATGGAGATTTTGGCTTGATTCCTACCCAGTTTATTTTCCCTCAAGCAATTGACAGGActaaaatagataataaaaactttggCCAATATGTAAATAAATTCACTTATGTTTGCTTATTTCCTAGAGCTAGAAAAGCAACTACTCCCATCAATGTCTGACAGCAGCCAAACGCTCGGGTCCAGAGGAAGAAACTCAAGACCAaggtaaaaataatattctcttatattttttttcttgtgcgtGTATTTTCTTTTGCTGCAATAGTGAATAGAAAAATGCTTAGTTTATAGGGAAGGTAGTTGTTCTTTCagctgaaacttctatattttcccTTGTAGCCGCGCTTTCTTGCTGACGCAAAACTTCTCATGGACATCGGATGCAGGGAAAATGCACGCTGAAGTATTTATGTCAAAtcagttcattttttccattgtaatggcaataataaaacaagtaaCATGTACTTAGGCATAAAtccaattaatattttttaacggATGCGTTTTCATTGGTTCAGTTGAGATATCTCAATCCAGTGTTTGAATCTCCATAGTACATAACTACGCTGCTAAAAATGGATGAACCaggaccaaaaaaaaacacaaaatagctGCTTTTGCCCAAAAATGCAGCTTTGTGAGCCAAGTGTTCTTCTTCGAGTATAGGTTAGTTGACTGTTGACCTACGCGATTTTTCCACCTTACGCATGTtttttagtgtgttttgatGAACTTGACTCCGCAcatcaaaatccaaatatttttctaaaacctCTCCCCCTGGACCCATCTTAGGTCCATTCATACCTGAAGACTGTGATTTGCCTCTGGctattcaaaattatgaagtttttgagGCAGTATCACATTTACATTGTGTTGCCACGTTCAACAGTGAAAATACATGAGCAAATCTAATTAGTCAACTTGACAAGACTTcgtgttcgtaaaaaataaaacatagatATTCTATTGATACCCAAAGAGAAATAAACTTCGAAGGGAAAGTCAAACCTTCTTAAGGTGCTGGTGTCATATCttcttagtatattttttttgtgctggttTTTTACCCAcgtttctgttatttttttatttggtgccTGCTTCTACTGAAAAcatgcataatttttttaaaaatagaatttctgaCTTTGctagttttttatggcacttggtattaaccaagtgacatatagcaatcgcaagttctgtctgtcggtcccggttttgctactttaggcacttccaggtaagctaggacgatgaaatttggcaagcgtatcagggaccggaccagattaaattagaaatagtcgttttcccgatttgaccatctggggggagtgggggggccggttaattcgcaaaaaaatagaaaaaatgtaagtatttttaacttaagagcgggtgattggatcttaatgaaatgtgatgtttgggatgatattgtgtctcagaaatcttattttaaatcccgaccggatctgatgatattggggggagttggaggggggaaacccctCCACTCTCTCACACCTAAGCCGAGGATATGCTTAAACCTATTGGTTTTCTGCTTTGATGTATGTTCAACAGTTGTTTACTCTTAAAAATAATGGTCTATTAGTTTACTATAAATACTATAATTTCTTGATTTAGATTAGAAACTAAAACCAGATTAATTTGGGTCTACAGTTGTGTTTTTTCAGGTCTTGATATCGAAACACGGATCATAGAAGACCAAGGAGAGAAGTTAAAGTTGACAATAAGGTTAGTCCACAAAATATCATTCACTCATCATATTAAACAGATCGTTATAGAAAGTTGCTCTTTTCAATGCAAACTTTgaaattcatttatatttttaactttaagacCAACTGTAAGACAGTTTTTTAACCAATCAACCACTCTTTGAAATCGTTATTATGGGTCAAATTCAAATGTTCCCTCGTTAAAGAATTCTTGCTGATTgggcatctttttttttctttgttccttTATTCAAGGCGCAAAGTACTTAGAGGTATCTGATATGCCGCTATTCAATTACTTAGTTCTGAAATTTCAAGAATTCAAATGTCTTTTGAACCTATTTTTGAAGGAACCACCAGAGGTATTCGCAGGATTAACGTCCCCAGGAAGATCGTTCTAGGTAGAAGTGGAACGCCAAATGAAGCTCTTCCTCAAGTACTGGGTTCTTGGCGTGTCCTCCCTTAGATAGTTGGATCGAGCTGTGTGCCTTCATGTCAGCCTCGTCGGTTGGACAAAGGTGGGAACAATTCGAGAGTGCTTGTTTGAGGGAggtgaatttattttattgtagaaAACAGTCATCGacgctatatcaaaattttgattaagatGCTGGAGCAAGCTGTGTGTAGAGACGCAGCCTGCCCTGTTGGTCCTATTCTGGTTCTTTTGGAATGGTGGTAACAACATTTCAGGGGCACCAGCATATAGCAGGCATCCATATTGAGATGTGGGTCTGATAAAAAACTTGTAAAGTGGAATAATCGAGCTGGATGGAAGAAGGTTTTTGCAGCGAAGAGTAACACCGATCTTTCTTGTGCAGGAGGTTCTCCTCACCTGAACAAGGTGGTTATTCTAAGAGAGATTGATGGAGAAATGAATTTTCAGTAGACGAAACTCGTCGACTGTCTTtacaatttcatttttgaaaaagaaactgtgCTATTCACGCTGCACCTTTGATCGGTTAATAAGAAACTTCTTTGGTTTCGATGTATTGCAGCTCATCATCCGTGTATCAGgccacgttttgattttattaagatccatcTGTAGTTAAAGGGAGGCTTGTATTGGATCTTCATGTCTTGGGATCGCCGAGTGGGTAGTAGTATCGACGGCAAAGTAGTGAAGAAGGATTTCAAGGATGTCCACAAACTCATCTCTATCGTCAAAACTGCATCTTGAATCAAAGTTTAAGATTCATTTTTGTCGGAAAAGAACTTTACCCCACCCCTATACATACTAGTTCAGTGTATATTcaaattcagggtatatatttgcacattgaggggggggggtaaagttgaTTTCCAgtgcaaatgaatgttaaatttggattcaggatgcaattctgactgcAGGGGCATGTTTGAACTTTGGAACTAccattgtatttttcttttttttttcttggtttacTAGTCCGCAAGAAACAGGTAGTTTATATTTTCGTATTCCTTATAGATCTCTAATTAGTCTTTCAACTAGGAAGAATGAGTTTTTTAATCCATTTTAATCACTATCTTTTGCGCAGTGATTGATTGCGCAATTAATTtggattatgttttttattctttcaactataaaaaacatgtttcaaatgaataaaattcCTCACTAATAACATCTGGATATAGGTTTGGTGGAGTCAAATgcttaatttgtttaatttggtttgtagtaaaaacaaaaaacagtacACAATTCTCAAAATAGTCAAACTAAGACCACACCTCGCAAATTTTAGAGCCTAACATAGAGTTTAAAAGGGATTTTCATAGTGCTAGTTCTGATAgctgtatatttattttcctcTCTTATAATGATTTGAGTTTTCACTACCAAAATATACGGTTTTAGATTTTCATCTTTAACGCCCATTTCCTCTTCTAGTGACACAGCAGGAATGGAGACACACTTTAGTCTGCCACGAGCTTATTATAGAGGTGCAGATGGTATTTTGCTTGTTTACGACGTAACGTCTTTAGTTAGTTTCAACAATCTCGAGAAATGGCTGCACCAGATCGAGAGGCATGCTTCATCAGATGCAGTAATTATGCTGCTTGGTAATAAATTTGACAAAGTGATAGAAATGGGTGATAAACAACAGGTGTGTtgttcttgtttatttatttttctgagtCTTTTATTAAGTCTTAAATTTCAGGAAGAAATCAGTTTATTAATCcttaaaaattatagttataCAATATTTCAtcttataataattttatagaCGGTATTTATTCTGAAATCCATAGCTGtgtaatcaaatttcatcaaatgaTTGTTTTATGACTGGTGAGACCCAAGAAAGTGGAAGGAGAAAATAATACCAAATGCATTAAATAGCCGCTGACAATCATAATCAGATCCAAAGTCACCGCCCTCTCTCTTTAAAACATCctcaaattgagaaaaaatataatttttgttttacatacAATTATTGTTTGGTTGATGTTcgttgaaaatattaatttataagcTACAGCTGATTCATAAATCATATAAACATGCATTTTGGACATTAAACGTATTTTGTACAAAAATCAATGCTTTTTCACAAGTAGGAAGGAGTAAAATGTCACATTTCTTGTTTGTTGTTTTCTAACACTTTGTGAACTATTTAAAAGGGACATCAATTACAGTaacattttgccattttttggTAGACATCTGTCGGCTcggcaaaatttataaaaggttttaactttgtcaaaatttaatcGTCCTTTTGTGGCCGAAGTATTTTGTCCTTTGTTTTTCCTCCCGACATAATGATTATAAATTGTAGTGGTGCTATACAAAACGGGAGAATAAcgatgaaaggaaaaaaaaaatctggtctGCTTCGACAATCATAAGGATCACTAGGATAAAGCAATGAACTGAGTAGTACTTGATATCTTGTCATTTTAGCAATTAAGTACTACATTTGAAACTACCTCAGAAAAATTCCATTTACGATATTATTTAAATCGACGCAAATCCTATGCTAAAGAACGAAATTTTGACTGTCTTTTGCCTTTAAATGCTTGCTCAAACGTCAATTTCCATGCCCTTGGTTCAAAAATATTAGTCCTACAAAAACTGTCACTGAAAAAAGAGTATATAGGAGACTCGGCTTAGATTGACTATTGTACTTACACTACAAACTGAAGCCCAGTGACCATGGAGTGGGTTCTGCTTTGAAAGCATACAAAGGGACTTCAAAAACGGACAAAGTGTGATTTCTGcagttttttctcttatttagaCCAGTTATGCTTTTTGAATCAGCAGAAAGTGAATTAGATGTCTCAAATCTAAAAGTAATCTCCtatataaaatggaattaaaacAAAGATTCAAAGTTTTGTGACCTGTTTTGGTGCTATATTGCTTCCGCACTTGGAGTAGTAATAAAATTCCGGGGTCAGAGAGGGCATCATTTACATAACTGGTTTACTTAAGAACCAGATTCGGTCGCGACCCTCCCTAGCAACCAGATTGCCTATACTCCAATGagtatataatatacatatgctaAAAAGTGCATATTGCCTATTCTCCGGTTTGGCGTAATTTTAAACCCATTTTATGAGAAGAACATAATTataaagaatcaaaagtgacATGTCTGCAACCCCTTTTTTCTTACGATGCGCGCTTGGATAAAGTAAACTGGGGAATTTTTCCGCAATGGATCAATTATCATGGATGTTTAGAGGGACTGACAGTCATCCATAACCCATTTCCAAGGGTCCTCAAtgtccctcccccaactcctctcCCATACCTTTGAACTCTTTAtctgttgattttttgttctttttttacttagaaatcTTTGATATTTTTGGGAGGGGGCTTGGTCCCGGTTTGGCCACTTTAGGgacttctaggtaagctaggacggtgaaatttggcagaaatatcagggatcggaccagattaaattatgaATAGctgttttcctgatttgaccatctgggggagagttgggggccggttaattcggaaaaaaatgaagaattttaacttacgaacggttgatcagatcttaatgaaattttatgtttggaaggatatcgcatctcagagctcttattttaaatcccgaccgcatctggtgacattggggggaagttgggagggggaaacctaaaatcttggaaaacacttagagtggagggatcgggataaaccTTGGCAAGAAAAACAACCACAAgtactagatacatgattgacataaccagaaaggatccgctcttttttggggtagttgggggagtagggctttttctgaaaaatgaggtatttttaacttacgaacgggtgattgcatctcaatgaaattttatatttagaaggatatcgtgtctcaaagctcttattttaaatcccgaccagatctggtgacattgcggggagtttggggttgggaatctaaaatcatggaaaacgcttagagtggagggatcgggatgaaatttggtgggaaaaataagcagaagttttatatacgtgactgacataattggaacggatccgctctattggggggggggtaattcttaaaattttggaaaaatgacgtatttttaagttacgaaggagtgatcggatcttcatgaaacttcttaGTTAGCAGAACCTTGtaatgtaacttacgaatgggtgatcagatattaataaaatttgatatttagaaggatcttgtgctttaaagatcttattttaaattccgaccagatcctgtgacattgaggggagttggaggggaaaaccggaattctaggaaaacatgaaaattggagtttttttttatcttgcgaataggtgatcggatattaatgaaactttataaaTAGAGgtatcttatgtctcagatgctttattttcgactcgaattggatccggggacatagggggctggaggagggaaacagaaatcttggaaaacgcttagagtggagagatcaggatgaaacatgatgggaagaataagcacaagttcttgatacgtgattgatataattgcaaaggatccgttctctttggagcagctggggggtgttaattttgaaaaattagaaaaattgaggtatttttaacttaagaacgggtgaccggatcttaatgaaatttgatatttagaaagaattcatgtctcagagctcttatttcaaatcccgaccatatctgttgacattttggggagttggagggataaatcgtaaatcttggaaaacgcttagagtggaggaatcgggatgaagcttggtggacagaataagcaaattttgtagatacgtgattaacgtaaccgtactggatttgctctctttgggggaatacTGTTAGTTGTTCTTGAAATGTTATAAATgcgccttttttttttacctttatgttcacagttgcttttgactttgttgtacaatgtttgtttattccctgaaagtttctactgtggTCAATGGAACTCTGAGATACTGTCAATATGTCTTTTTGGCACCCTTGATGCACATattgcgttttgattttgatcagtaCCATCTGTACAACTATCTGAaagtcgccttaataccctaagaagttgctgagatatttttgatatgcccttttttcaACCTGAATGCAGGTAGTATCTTATcgttgaattcaatttgctctctgatcattccttgaaagttaaacttgatatcaaaagctgttCGTGACATGTTGCGGATActgtcttttgacaatttgttcgggatttatctcaacatgcaccgaaggtttcagctttatactttaaacaattcttgttatattatatcaactttaagcgattcttgttatattataggttcatcattttgacgaaatggatgcacatagtgtctttcgatttagtttagaaTCCTCCCCCAGCATCATCTGGAAGCGTCTACTAAATACTCTTAGCCGCTCTTGATATTTTGCAGACGCGTCCTTTCGACTACTTAGGTGTATAtagtatactttgattttgttcgacacCCTCCTCACCAATGATTGacggtttcaacttaatacccttagaaattactaagatattggagatgtgctcttttgactacctggatgcacatatatTCTTATGATTCAATTCGATTTTCTTCTCCACcttctccttaaagtttaaactaaaaacccctagctgctcagttattgtatactagctattttgacaatcatgatattagtctactttcatgtttaattcctggtctgacgtgttgagagccaaaataattggacaatatcaacgcggtagctcccgaaaatgtctgggacagcactgcaacgcaactgtgaccatgactggggtctcattcggaaccggttttagactgattggaaaccagtaaCATCTGGATTGCCTCGTGGGTTGGACCTCACTTCCTCAAGGCCATGGTCACACAACAGTTGCATGCGCAATCAGTTAGCAATTATAGTCTCAAAACAGTTGCCCCATGGCCGTTGGGCCTTAGTCGCTCCTGAGCCGTTCTTGATAGTGCAAATGTGTCTTTCTTACGACCTTGTTACACGTAGTACACCTTCCTGACTCTCATACAGTTCACCACCCTTCTCACCATACCCCAAGACCTcactaaatttgatttccaaggatttcaataaaaggggtaccagaattgataataagtaaaatacgcttagctatatatatatatatatatatatatatatatatatatatatatatatatatatatatatatatatatatatatatatatatgcataatatgttagttcttcatcacttttttgatggttttatctccgtggggctcttagtaaatgtaaatttttaaatcacaccttatctaaccatgaaagtttttgcccagaaaatttcttttccgccaaaaactaatccatgctacccccgcccctccttaggtagtgctcattttcacatttagcatttatcttgtattgactaattcagttttaaggaacacatttgtatcgttgcttttcctatatcacaaaatgttccaggaaagtctaaaaggatttgttaatagcaagcataattacatgtgaagaaaaaaggtcttgaccccagacatcgcaaccatcttgaggtttttgctcttgtaatgtatttagccagtcttcaaaatatatccttctataaattttttagttcggaaaaacatattgtctattgtctgcaaatgattgacttttcttttcttttctagataatgaaataatgaagtagctgggcagtaaatttcggaactctctgtataagcctgttctctgttgcattcgtccttttgtgtatagacgcttatttttacataaaaagacagtgcagcagaactggtttcttataattttaaagtttaaataaaagaaataagggTTCTAAAtctcaagttaaatagaatctcagtaaaattcgtgtatattttttttttttgctcccctttttatattttactaaaaaaatagaaccctaaaaaaatttttaatcaattttgcttcaattttttgctcatttttcacctaacgaatttactgctcattgaagctgtggaattatgtggcctctgctcctgccaaagaacctTTTCCTGGctcaacatacaacaacatttttttattttatattttaatataaatttaatcaataaaatattgtttctttgtattcttgcaaactacttgttgttcttagagctagggatagttcatagggacggagtacaagaggagaaaatt is a window from the Artemia franciscana chromosome 17, ASM3288406v1, whole genome shotgun sequence genome containing:
- the LOC136037506 gene encoding ras-related protein Rab-8B-like, producing the protein MLEQAVCRDAACPVGPILVLLEWCDTAGMETHFSLPRAYYRGADGILLVYDVTSLVSFNNLEKWLHQIERHASSDAVIMLLGNKFDKVIEMGDKQQVHHFDEMDAHSVFRFSLESSPSIIWKRLLNTLSRS